The following are encoded in a window of Cryobacterium sp. CG_9.6 genomic DNA:
- a CDS encoding COX15/CtaA family protein: MNRISSWLPTVITSRTRTIAWIYLAAQILLVGTGGLVRLTGSGLGCPTWPRCTADSFVNTPEMGIHGVIEFGNRVLGIALGLLAIVAFLSVVRLRRSRPDLFRLALFAGLGIPAQAVIGGVSVLMDLNPYVVGFHFVISVLLVALCTVFIYRIYTGNGPRARVVPVRVVVLAHATSTIVFVTILVGILTTGSGPHAGDADAPRNGLDSEFLQHIHSWPAYLTLILTLALLVVSLRQRLPILGWVTLLLAVEVMQVLGGLLQANLGLPPFLVGLHMVLACALAAAMTAVILYLKAPIATVSTVSEAVRHEVPLSR; the protein is encoded by the coding sequence GTGAATCGCATTTCGTCATGGTTACCCACCGTCATCACGTCCCGCACCCGAACGATTGCCTGGATCTACCTCGCGGCGCAGATCCTGCTCGTGGGCACGGGCGGTTTGGTACGACTGACCGGGTCTGGACTCGGCTGCCCAACCTGGCCGCGATGCACCGCGGATTCTTTTGTGAACACTCCGGAAATGGGTATTCATGGCGTCATCGAATTCGGTAACCGCGTGCTGGGTATCGCCCTGGGTCTTCTGGCTATTGTTGCTTTCCTTAGCGTCGTTCGCCTGCGCCGAAGTCGGCCGGATCTGTTTCGCCTGGCACTTTTTGCGGGACTCGGGATTCCGGCACAAGCGGTTATCGGCGGGGTCAGCGTTCTCATGGATCTGAATCCCTACGTGGTCGGTTTCCACTTCGTGATCTCGGTTCTGCTCGTGGCACTGTGCACGGTCTTTATTTATCGGATCTACACCGGAAACGGACCTCGTGCCCGGGTTGTGCCGGTGCGTGTGGTCGTTTTGGCCCACGCCACCAGCACGATTGTGTTCGTGACGATTCTGGTGGGAATTCTCACCACCGGGTCGGGGCCACACGCTGGCGACGCAGACGCCCCGCGAAACGGTTTAGATTCAGAGTTTCTGCAGCACATTCACAGCTGGCCTGCATACCTCACCCTCATTCTGACGCTCGCCCTCCTGGTTGTTTCGTTGCGCCAACGCCTTCCCATACTGGGGTGGGTCACTCTGCTCCTTGCAGTGGAAGTGATGCAGGTCCTCGGCGGCTTGCTGCAGGCCAACCTCGGACTCCCCCCATTCCTTGTGGGTCTGCACATGGTGTTGGCGTGCGCCCTTGCTGCGGCCATGACTGCCGTAATTCTGTATCTCAAGGCGCCAATAGCAACCGTAAGCACGGTCTCCGAGGCCGTCCGCCACGAGGTACCGCTCTCTCGCTGA
- the sufB gene encoding Fe-S cluster assembly protein SufB → MSDVLLDRPDLDGLGTYEFGWADSDKAGASARRGISPEVVTDISNLKSEPDWMLQRRLKALQLFERKPMPTWGADLSEIDFDNIKYFVRSTEKQAQTWEDLPDDIKNTYEKLGIPDAERQRLVSGVAAQYESEVVYHQINAELEAQGVIFMDTDTALREHPEFFEEYFGTIIPSGDNKFAALNTAVWSGGSFVYVPPGVHVEIPLQAYFRINTENMGQFERTLIIADEGSYVHYIEGCTAPIYKSDSLHSAVVEIVVKKNARVRYTTIQNWSNNVYNLVTKRATAAEGATMEWIDGNIGSKVTMKYPSIYLMGEHAKGETLSVAFAGPGQHQDAGAKMIHMAPYTQSSIVSKSIARGGGRSGYRGEVRMDATAHHSANTVRCDALLVDTKSRSDTYPSIDIRVDDVQLGHEATVSRVSEEQLFYLMSRGMPEDEAMAMIVRGFIEPIARELPMEYALELNKLIEMGMEGSVG, encoded by the coding sequence ATGTCGGATGTTCTGCTAGACCGCCCCGATCTTGATGGGTTGGGCACCTACGAATTTGGATGGGCCGACTCGGACAAGGCCGGGGCATCCGCTCGCCGAGGAATTTCTCCTGAGGTCGTAACGGATATTTCCAACCTGAAGTCCGAACCCGACTGGATGTTGCAGCGACGCCTCAAGGCCCTGCAGCTCTTCGAGCGCAAGCCCATGCCCACGTGGGGCGCCGATCTGTCGGAGATCGACTTCGACAACATCAAGTACTTCGTGCGTTCCACGGAGAAGCAGGCCCAGACGTGGGAAGACCTGCCCGATGACATCAAGAACACCTATGAGAAGCTCGGAATCCCCGACGCTGAGCGCCAGCGCCTCGTGTCCGGCGTTGCAGCCCAGTACGAGTCCGAAGTGGTTTACCACCAGATCAACGCCGAACTCGAAGCTCAGGGTGTCATCTTCATGGACACCGACACGGCGCTTCGTGAGCACCCGGAATTCTTCGAAGAGTATTTCGGCACCATCATTCCGTCCGGCGACAACAAGTTCGCCGCACTGAACACGGCCGTCTGGTCCGGTGGATCGTTCGTCTACGTGCCCCCAGGCGTGCACGTGGAGATCCCGCTTCAGGCCTACTTCCGCATCAACACGGAAAACATGGGTCAGTTTGAGCGCACGCTGATCATCGCCGATGAGGGCAGCTACGTGCACTACATCGAGGGCTGCACCGCCCCGATCTACAAGTCCGACTCCCTGCACTCCGCAGTGGTCGAGATTGTCGTGAAAAAGAACGCACGCGTTCGCTACACGACCATTCAGAACTGGTCGAACAACGTGTACAACCTCGTCACGAAGCGCGCCACAGCCGCCGAGGGTGCCACCATGGAATGGATCGATGGCAACATCGGCTCCAAGGTCACCATGAAGTACCCGTCCATCTACCTCATGGGTGAGCACGCCAAGGGTGAGACGCTGTCGGTGGCCTTCGCAGGTCCCGGACAGCACCAGGATGCCGGCGCAAAGATGATCCACATGGCTCCCTACACGCAGTCTTCGATTGTGTCCAAGTCCATCGCTCGCGGTGGCGGACGCAGTGGGTACCGCGGCGAGGTGCGAATGGATGCTACGGCTCACCACTCCGCCAACACCGTGCGCTGTGATGCGCTGCTCGTGGACACCAAGTCCCGCTCCGATACCTACCCCTCGATCGACATTCGTGTTGATGATGTGCAGCTGGGTCACGAGGCGACCGTCTCGCGCGTCAGTGAAGAACAATTGTTCTACCTGATGAGCCGCGGTATGCCCGAGGACGAAGCCATGGCCATGATCGTGCGCGGCTTCATCGAACCTATTGCCCGGGAACTCCCAATGGAGTACGCCCTTGAACTCAACAAGCTCATTGAAATGGGCATGGAAGGATCTGTCGGCTAA
- the sufD gene encoding Fe-S cluster assembly protein SufD has protein sequence MPTALTTESSQPDRVSKHADGRFGYIPVQTRSARFKSTNVSDFDTVTGREAVWKYIPVAKFTDLLSGDLNGSPYEFDVTSAADITVEWVERTDPRIGGAGAPEERASANAWTGFEKALAITVSGEEAKEITLSRSLLGSSARGAHTIIEAKPFSQATIILQNSGDARLTENVEIILGDSANLTVVTVQEWDDEAVHLSNHFASVGRDARLKHVVVSLGGRIVRVSPSVCLAGTAADTELLGLYFADSGQHLEQQVYVNHDAPKSRSRVNYKGALQGKGAHTVWIGDVLIGNKAAGTDSYEQNRNLVLTEGTRADSVPNLEIETGDIVGAGHASATGRFDDEQLFYLQSRGITDEEARRLVVRGFLTEIVQKIGSPDLEARLLLAIEAELLTTDGK, from the coding sequence ATGCCCACTGCACTTACCACCGAATCCTCTCAGCCTGACCGGGTGAGCAAGCACGCGGACGGTCGTTTCGGGTACATTCCCGTGCAGACCCGATCAGCCCGTTTCAAGAGTACGAATGTAAGCGACTTCGATACCGTCACCGGTCGTGAAGCCGTCTGGAAGTACATTCCCGTTGCCAAGTTCACCGATCTGCTGTCGGGGGATCTCAACGGTTCACCGTACGAGTTTGACGTGACGTCGGCAGCCGACATCACCGTTGAGTGGGTTGAACGCACCGACCCGCGCATCGGTGGAGCCGGCGCCCCTGAGGAACGTGCCTCCGCTAACGCGTGGACAGGTTTCGAGAAGGCCCTCGCGATCACGGTCAGCGGCGAGGAGGCGAAAGAGATCACACTGTCTCGATCGCTGCTCGGTTCTAGCGCCCGCGGCGCCCACACGATCATCGAGGCCAAGCCGTTCAGCCAGGCCACCATCATCCTGCAAAACTCGGGTGACGCGAGACTGACGGAAAACGTCGAAATCATTCTCGGCGACTCCGCCAACCTCACCGTCGTCACCGTTCAGGAATGGGATGACGAAGCGGTGCACCTCAGCAACCACTTCGCATCCGTTGGTCGTGACGCTCGCCTCAAGCACGTGGTGGTGTCACTCGGAGGGCGCATCGTGCGCGTCAGCCCGTCGGTATGCCTCGCTGGTACCGCCGCCGATACCGAATTGCTGGGACTGTACTTCGCAGATTCCGGACAGCACCTCGAGCAGCAGGTTTACGTCAACCATGACGCTCCCAAAAGCCGCAGCCGAGTCAACTACAAGGGTGCGCTGCAGGGAAAAGGTGCGCACACGGTGTGGATTGGCGACGTACTGATCGGCAACAAAGCAGCGGGCACGGACAGCTATGAGCAGAACCGCAACCTGGTCCTGACCGAGGGGACGCGGGCCGATTCGGTTCCGAACCTCGAAATCGAAACGGGCGACATTGTCGGTGCCGGGCACGCAAGTGCCACGGGTCGATTTGACGACGAGCAGCTGTTCTACCTCCAGTCCCGCGGCATCACCGACGAGGAAGCGCGACGCCTCGTGGTGCGCGGATTCCTCACGGAAATCGTGCAGAAGATCGGGTCACCCGATCTCGAAGCGCGACTGTTGTTGGCCATCGAGGCCGAACTTCTCACCACGGACGGGAAGTAG
- a CDS encoding non-heme iron oxygenase ferredoxin subunit — MAATKICAFDELEPNQAVKVDIDGVAIALVRDASGGVFAIGDTCTHGDISLSEGFVDGETLECWAHGSMFSLTTGKPLTLPAYDPVPVYQIELIDGDVYIDPSVIVAV, encoded by the coding sequence ATGGCTGCCACGAAGATTTGTGCTTTTGATGAACTCGAACCCAATCAGGCCGTAAAGGTTGATATTGACGGGGTAGCAATTGCGCTGGTGCGCGACGCGAGTGGTGGGGTTTTCGCCATTGGCGACACCTGCACTCACGGAGACATCTCCCTGTCGGAAGGCTTCGTCGACGGCGAGACCTTGGAATGCTGGGCTCATGGCTCCATGTTTTCGCTCACCACCGGAAAGCCGCTCACTCTGCCGGCCTACGATCCGGTTCCCGTCTATCAGATTGAACTGATCGATGGAGACGTTTACATCGATCCCTCCGTCATCGTGGCCGTCTAA
- the sufC gene encoding Fe-S cluster assembly ATPase SufC produces the protein MSVLEIKDLHVSVQTDQGVTQILRGVDLTINEGEIHAIMGPNGSGKSTLAYTIAGHPKYKVESGSITLDGADVLSMTVDQRARAGLFLAMQYPVEIPGVTVTNFLRTAKTAVEGEAPPIRTWIKDVRESMAALRMDKSFAERNVNEGFSGGEKKRNEILQLELLEPKFAVLDETDSGLDVDALKIVSEGVNRAKANTGLGLLLITHYTRILRYIHPDFVHVFVNGRIAEQGGPELADRLEDEGYDRFLTSSNVG, from the coding sequence ATGTCAGTTCTTGAGATTAAAGACCTGCACGTCAGCGTCCAAACCGACCAAGGCGTCACCCAGATCCTCCGCGGTGTTGACCTCACCATCAACGAGGGCGAGATTCACGCCATCATGGGCCCGAACGGGTCCGGTAAGTCCACACTGGCTTACACGATTGCCGGCCACCCCAAGTACAAGGTCGAAAGCGGATCCATCACCCTGGATGGCGCCGACGTCCTCTCCATGACCGTAGACCAGCGCGCCCGCGCCGGACTCTTCCTGGCCATGCAGTACCCGGTCGAGATCCCCGGGGTGACGGTAACAAACTTCCTTCGCACCGCCAAGACGGCGGTCGAGGGGGAGGCACCGCCCATTCGCACCTGGATCAAGGACGTTCGCGAGTCCATGGCCGCCCTGCGGATGGACAAGTCCTTTGCCGAGCGCAACGTGAACGAGGGCTTCTCCGGTGGCGAGAAGAAACGCAACGAAATCTTGCAGCTTGAGCTCCTCGAGCCCAAGTTCGCTGTTCTCGACGAGACCGACTCCGGCCTCGACGTGGATGCGCTCAAGATCGTGTCGGAGGGCGTCAACCGCGCCAAAGCCAACACGGGTCTGGGACTGCTCCTCATCACCCACTACACGCGGATCCTGCGCTACATTCACCCGGACTTCGTTCACGTGTTCGTCAATGGTCGCATTGCCGAGCAGGGCGGACCGGAACTCGCGGACCGTCTGGAAGATGAGGGTTACGATCGCTTTCTGACCTCGTCGAACGTAGGCTAG
- a CDS encoding metal-sulfur cluster assembly factor produces the protein MVSTLSPSRFDEIEEALKDVMDPELGINIVDLGLIYDLGWDDENNALIIHMTLTSAGCPLTDVLEEQTAEALDGVVDQFRINWVWMPPWGPEKITDDGRDMMRALGFSM, from the coding sequence ATGGTGTCCACCCTGAGTCCCTCCCGCTTCGACGAGATCGAAGAGGCGCTCAAAGATGTGATGGATCCCGAGCTTGGTATCAACATCGTCGATCTGGGCCTGATCTACGACCTGGGCTGGGATGACGAGAACAATGCCTTGATCATTCACATGACACTCACCTCGGCGGGTTGCCCGCTCACTGACGTGCTCGAGGAACAGACCGCAGAGGCACTGGACGGCGTGGTTGATCAGTTCCGCATCAACTGGGTCTGGATGCCGCCGTGGGGCCCGGAGAAGATCACGGACGACGGTCGCGACATGATGCGTGCGCTCGGTTTCTCCATGTAA
- a CDS encoding TetR/AcrR family transcriptional regulator produces METGHVLTRRERQAAVTRADIVSAAGRLMLARGYVAVSISDIAHEANVAIQTIYNSVGTKVDVLAAILERVAQQADAPDLVSATMRQKIDEARNPSEIIRILATWCFLANERTAGILRIVTEAGVSDPDVAEFARKQDVTRLRGYGDVARVLRVRSGLRTGLSDHEGAAVIWAIGHPQAYRTLVLEVGWSADAYTEWLQKSLHAALL; encoded by the coding sequence ATGGAGACAGGACACGTGCTCACCCGCCGAGAACGGCAGGCAGCAGTAACGCGAGCCGATATCGTGTCCGCTGCCGGCAGACTGATGCTGGCTCGTGGTTACGTGGCCGTATCCATCAGTGACATCGCTCACGAAGCGAACGTAGCCATTCAAACCATCTATAACTCCGTCGGAACCAAGGTTGACGTGCTTGCCGCCATTCTTGAGCGGGTCGCTCAGCAAGCGGATGCGCCGGATCTCGTGTCGGCAACGATGAGGCAGAAAATCGATGAGGCACGAAACCCCTCCGAAATTATCCGGATACTGGCCACCTGGTGCTTCCTCGCGAATGAACGCACGGCGGGCATCCTGCGCATTGTCACCGAGGCGGGTGTGAGCGACCCCGATGTTGCAGAGTTCGCGCGCAAACAGGATGTGACCCGGCTGCGTGGGTACGGAGACGTTGCTCGGGTGCTGCGAGTGCGGAGTGGTCTTCGCACGGGGCTGAGCGACCACGAGGGAGCCGCTGTCATCTGGGCGATCGGGCATCCGCAGGCCTACCGCACGCTCGTGCTGGAGGTTGGATGGTCCGCGGATGCGTACACGGAATGGCTGCAAAAGTCCCTTCACGCGGCTCTTCTGTAG
- a CDS encoding ABC-F family ATP-binding cassette domain-containing protein, translating to MLNVQDLEIRVGARVLMEGVNFRVAHGDKIGLVGRNGAGKTTLTKTLAGETNPTKGSISHSGEIGYLPQDPRAGDPTMLARTRILDARGLGTIALGMQDSSLAMADPDPKVSAAAMKKYGRLTDEFNGLGGYSAEAEAASIASNLKLPDHILDQPLSTLSGGQRRRIELARILFSAAEMMILDEPTNHLDADSVAWLREFVKNYKGGCIIISHDIELVGETVNRVFYLDANRMMIDIYNMNWKNYLLQRAADADRRKKERSNAEKKASTLQLQAAKFGAKASKAAAAHQMVARAEKLLSGLDAVRAVERVAKLRFPEPAPCGRTPLMATDLSKSYGSLEIFTAVDLAIDRGSKVVILGLNGAGKTTLLRMLAGVDIPDTGRIEPGHGLRIGYYAQEHETIDVKRSVLQNMVSSSPSITEMEARRVLGSFLFTGDDSNKLAGVLSGGEKTRLALAMIVVSGANVLLLDEPTNNLDPASREEILDALAHYAGAVVLVSHDEGAVQALNPERVLIMPEGTEDHWNKDYLDLIELS from the coding sequence GTGCTCAACGTGCAAGATCTCGAAATTCGCGTTGGAGCTCGCGTGCTCATGGAGGGCGTGAACTTCCGTGTCGCACACGGCGACAAGATCGGCCTGGTCGGACGCAACGGTGCGGGAAAAACGACGCTGACGAAAACACTCGCGGGGGAGACAAACCCCACGAAGGGATCGATTAGTCACTCCGGTGAAATCGGTTACCTTCCGCAGGACCCCCGGGCCGGCGACCCCACCATGCTGGCTCGTACTCGAATTCTCGACGCCCGCGGACTCGGAACGATCGCCCTGGGGATGCAGGATTCGAGCCTCGCCATGGCGGATCCTGACCCGAAGGTCAGCGCCGCAGCCATGAAGAAGTACGGTCGACTCACCGACGAGTTCAACGGTCTGGGCGGGTACTCGGCCGAGGCCGAGGCCGCCTCGATCGCCAGCAACCTCAAGCTGCCCGATCACATCCTCGACCAGCCACTCAGCACCCTGTCTGGTGGTCAGCGACGTCGCATTGAGCTGGCACGAATTCTGTTCTCCGCTGCCGAGATGATGATTCTCGACGAGCCCACAAACCACCTCGACGCGGATTCCGTGGCCTGGCTGCGAGAATTCGTCAAGAACTACAAGGGCGGATGCATCATCATCAGCCACGACATCGAACTGGTGGGTGAGACCGTCAACCGCGTCTTCTACCTCGATGCCAATCGCATGATGATCGACATCTACAACATGAATTGGAAGAACTACCTTCTGCAGCGCGCGGCAGACGCCGACCGCCGCAAGAAGGAGCGGTCAAACGCCGAGAAGAAGGCGTCAACGCTGCAGCTGCAGGCCGCCAAGTTCGGGGCCAAGGCGAGCAAGGCGGCCGCGGCCCACCAGATGGTGGCGCGTGCCGAGAAGCTTCTGTCGGGGCTTGATGCCGTACGCGCCGTTGAACGCGTGGCGAAATTGCGCTTCCCCGAACCGGCACCCTGCGGTCGAACTCCGCTCATGGCCACCGACCTGTCGAAGAGCTACGGCTCCCTCGAGATCTTCACGGCCGTTGACCTGGCCATCGACCGGGGCTCCAAGGTCGTGATTCTGGGGTTGAACGGTGCGGGTAAGACGACCCTGCTCAGAATGCTTGCGGGAGTCGACATCCCCGACACCGGACGCATTGAACCCGGACACGGACTGCGCATCGGCTACTACGCGCAGGAGCACGAGACCATCGATGTGAAGCGTTCGGTCCTTCAGAACATGGTGTCATCGTCTCCGAGCATCACCGAGATGGAAGCCCGTCGTGTGCTGGGTTCCTTCCTCTTCACGGGGGATGACTCCAACAAACTCGCCGGCGTGCTCTCCGGTGGGGAAAAGACTCGTCTCGCCCTCGCCATGATTGTCGTATCCGGCGCCAACGTCTTGCTGCTTGACGAACCCACAAACAACCTGGACCCAGCGAGCCGTGAAGAGATCCTCGACGCCCTCGCGCACTACGCCGGGGCTGTCGTGCTCGTCAGCCACGATGAGGGTGCCGTGCAGGCCCTGAATCCCGAACGTGTCCTGATCATGCCTGAGGGCACCGAGGATCATTGGAACAAGGACTACCTCGACCTGATCGAGCTCTCCTAA
- a CDS encoding SURF1 family protein, giving the protein MTGWKFAFTRRWAGYLALTILFAVVCSGLGVWQLARRTEALVEVSKIDANYDSSPVPITEALPTLDSFSESQKWLPISLTGTYLVDDELLVRNRPLNISPGFEVLTPLRLNDGTVFVVNRGWLPTGDRQDAPDVVPAAPAGQVTVVARLKAGEPTLNNRTASGNQIATINLTDVAGRVGLPTYTGAYGLLASENPAPIEARPTVVTKPIRDEGPHLSYAFQWFVFGIIGFVGLGWALREEYRSVNAADPAERERADERERKRAAKPRNDAEIEDELLDRLER; this is encoded by the coding sequence ATGACCGGCTGGAAATTCGCCTTCACCCGCCGCTGGGCGGGCTACCTGGCCCTCACCATTCTCTTTGCCGTGGTGTGCTCCGGTCTCGGTGTCTGGCAGTTAGCCCGCCGTACTGAAGCGCTTGTTGAGGTTTCCAAGATTGACGCCAATTACGATTCCTCGCCCGTTCCAATCACGGAGGCGCTTCCGACCCTCGATTCGTTCAGTGAATCGCAGAAGTGGCTGCCCATCTCACTCACGGGCACGTATTTGGTGGACGACGAACTTCTTGTACGGAATCGCCCTCTCAATATCAGCCCGGGCTTTGAGGTCCTGACTCCCCTGCGGCTGAACGACGGCACCGTCTTTGTCGTAAACCGCGGTTGGCTGCCAACCGGCGATCGGCAGGATGCGCCGGATGTGGTTCCGGCCGCTCCGGCCGGGCAAGTTACCGTCGTTGCGCGCTTGAAGGCTGGTGAGCCCACGTTGAATAACCGCACCGCCAGTGGCAACCAGATTGCCACGATCAACCTCACGGACGTTGCGGGGCGCGTTGGGCTGCCCACGTACACCGGTGCGTACGGCTTGTTGGCTAGCGAGAATCCAGCACCGATCGAAGCGCGTCCCACGGTGGTGACCAAACCGATCAGGGACGAGGGTCCACACCTGTCCTATGCTTTCCAGTGGTTTGTCTTCGGAATTATTGGTTTCGTTGGACTCGGCTGGGCGTTGCGCGAGGAATATCGGTCCGTGAATGCCGCTGATCCTGCGGAGCGCGAACGTGCCGACGAGCGGGAGCGGAAGCGGGCTGCCAAGCCCCGCAATGATGCCGAGATCGAGGACGAACTCCTCGATCGCCTGGAGCGTTAG
- a CDS encoding DUF3099 domain-containing protein, whose product MKQQQSITSLPASPEEERRSRMNKYMIAMGIRMVCIILMLFVSGWWLLVCAIGAIALPYFAVVAANVQSRPRAVPVLRPGGLEIYRGDGNPADSSAPHTTNRPDQ is encoded by the coding sequence ATGAAGCAGCAACAATCGATCACCTCACTCCCGGCCTCGCCCGAGGAGGAACGTCGCAGTCGCATGAACAAATACATGATTGCCATGGGAATTCGCATGGTGTGCATCATCTTGATGCTCTTTGTGAGTGGATGGTGGCTCCTTGTCTGCGCCATAGGTGCCATTGCGCTTCCCTATTTCGCGGTCGTGGCGGCAAACGTGCAGTCGCGCCCGCGTGCGGTTCCGGTTTTGCGCCCGGGTGGCCTTGAAATTTATCGGGGTGATGGTAACCCTGCGGATTCTTCAGCTCCGCACACGACGAACCGGCCCGATCAGTGA
- the fabG gene encoding 3-oxoacyl-ACP reductase FabG, with protein sequence MTTIRTVLVTGGNRGIGFAIAEEFVAQGHRVAVTSRSGQGPEGSLTVHADVTDAASIDAAFTEVEASYGPVDVVVANAGITKDTLLMRMSEDDFTSVIDTNLSGAFRVVKRASKGMLKKRFGRIVLISSVVGLYGSAGQVNYSASKSGLIGLARSVTRELGSRGITANVVAPGFIETDMTATLEESTQADYKRSIPAGRFATPTEVARVVTWLAGDDAGYISGAVIPVDGGLGMGH encoded by the coding sequence ATGACAACGATACGAACCGTCCTCGTCACCGGAGGTAACCGGGGCATCGGTTTCGCCATAGCTGAAGAGTTTGTGGCTCAGGGACACCGGGTGGCCGTGACGTCACGTTCGGGCCAGGGCCCGGAGGGCAGCCTGACCGTTCACGCAGACGTGACGGATGCAGCCAGTATTGACGCTGCCTTCACTGAGGTTGAGGCGTCGTACGGTCCCGTTGACGTCGTAGTCGCCAACGCCGGCATTACCAAGGACACGTTGCTCATGCGAATGTCTGAGGACGATTTCACGTCAGTGATCGACACCAATCTCAGTGGCGCGTTTCGTGTGGTCAAGCGCGCGTCCAAGGGCATGCTCAAAAAGCGATTCGGCCGCATCGTGCTCATCTCGAGCGTTGTGGGACTCTACGGCTCCGCCGGTCAGGTGAATTATTCCGCGTCGAAGAGCGGTCTCATCGGGTTGGCTCGATCCGTTACCCGCGAGCTCGGCTCGCGGGGTATCACCGCCAACGTTGTGGCACCGGGCTTCATCGAAACCGACATGACGGCCACGCTCGAAGAGAGCACTCAAGCGGACTACAAACGCTCCATTCCTGCCGGTCGCTTTGCGACGCCCACCGAAGTGGCCCGTGTCGTCACCTGGCTGGCTGGCGACGACGCTGGTTACATTTCTGGGGCCGTCATCCCCGTTGACGGTGGCCTCGGAATGGGTCACTAA
- the serB gene encoding phosphoserine phosphatase SerB, translating to MSPAPRFLVVLDVDSTLIQDEVIELLADAAGSRALVSTITEQAMLGEIDFADSLRARVATLEGLPETVFADVSQIVRLTLGAQELITGLHEHNCRVGLVSGGFHELLDPLAADIGIDHWRANRLEVRHERLTGRVVGPIIDAAAKASALREWALANGLPLARTIAVGDGANDLHMMQEAGLAVAFNAKPRVRAAADLAIDVPDLSQVLPLLGLRG from the coding sequence GTGAGCCCCGCACCTCGCTTTCTCGTCGTGCTCGACGTGGACTCCACACTTATTCAGGACGAAGTCATCGAGCTGTTAGCGGATGCCGCGGGCTCACGCGCGCTCGTCTCCACGATCACCGAGCAGGCCATGCTCGGTGAGATTGATTTCGCCGACAGTCTCCGCGCCCGTGTCGCAACGCTTGAAGGACTGCCCGAGACGGTTTTCGCCGACGTGAGTCAGATCGTGCGGCTCACTCTCGGCGCGCAGGAACTCATCACCGGGCTCCATGAACACAACTGCCGAGTTGGACTGGTTTCCGGCGGGTTTCATGAACTATTGGATCCTCTTGCCGCAGATATCGGCATCGACCACTGGCGGGCAAACCGACTGGAAGTGCGCCACGAGCGCCTAACGGGACGAGTTGTGGGGCCCATTATTGATGCCGCCGCCAAAGCCAGCGCCCTGCGGGAATGGGCGCTGGCCAACGGCCTGCCTCTGGCCCGCACCATCGCTGTCGGTGACGGCGCCAATGATCTGCACATGATGCAGGAGGCAGGCCTAGCGGTGGCGTTCAACGCCAAGCCGCGTGTTCGCGCCGCCGCCGATCTCGCCATCGACGTACCCGACCTCAGCCAGGTGTTGCCGCTCCTCGGCCTGCGTGGCTAA